A genomic region of Roseofilum casamattae BLCC-M143 contains the following coding sequences:
- a CDS encoding clan AA aspartic protease, producing the protein MISGIVTDRHAIVSLTFLLVNGATFPIDFVIDTGFTDCLCLPPEAVNLLGLPFLYNLPANLADNSSVFLPVHQATIVWDRAERDVRVLATGRRPLIGTALLDQQELVIQFTESGLVTIDEF; encoded by the coding sequence GTGATTTCCGGTATTGTGACTGACAGACATGCGATCGTTTCATTAACCTTTCTTTTGGTCAATGGTGCAACGTTCCCCATCGATTTTGTCATCGATACAGGCTTTACGGATTGCCTGTGCCTCCCGCCAGAGGCAGTTAATTTGCTCGGGCTTCCGTTTTTGTACAATTTACCTGCAAACCTGGCAGACAACAGTTCGGTCTTTTTGCCTGTCCATCAAGCCACAATTGTTTGGGATAGAGCAGAACGAGATGTGCGCGTGTTGGCGACAGGGAGACGGCCATTGATTGGGACTGCACTGCTTGACCAGCAAGAATTAGTCATTCAGTTTACCGAAAGTGGTTTAGTGACGATCGATGAGTTTTAG
- a CDS encoding CHAT domain-containing protein codes for MRAYQSVAFLSTVLVSLAPLPSLAQPIIPAADGTGTQITPQGNQFNIHGGQLSGDGANLFHSFEQFGLNQSQIANFLANPNLENILGRVVGGNASFIDGLIQVTGGSPNLYLMNPSGMVFGPNAALNLPAAFNASTANGIGFGENAWFNATGDNNYSALLGNPTSFAFITPQPGSIVNLGTLAVQPGADLTLLGGSVLSPGTLSAPEGNLTVAAVPGESLVRLSQAGNLLSLEFQPLSADSGINPSNVPITTLPGLLTGGGVAEGLATGVTVENGQVYLAGSGFSVENGDVVAKDVSAGNATLAARRNLTLVESRLETENHLTLSAGNTVQIRDSVRNPFIARAGGDLTIEGSQLIDIFALNHPETPFQSGGNLTLISDGLISGDAHFASGGNFQMLDTQEQPGTFVSFFDPIISAEGDVTFGDYTGVALKVEATGSITGGNIQITGPDTTASIPTSDPHFTLLTTERALILQAGKTSLDNTPPNLISSLTEEGTTFTLGSPATNPGTIQVGDIDTSHPTISFGEGGSVIVEASGDVNTGNIVTYGTLADAGDVRIVAQGSVSTGLINAQVDGNDNNLGFSDSRNGGDIQISSEGSINTGSLTSGLLASTLNGGNITLEAQDDITVTPNDPNISIYTGGVVALSSGDVVLRTTNGNIEAGRISTFAFESGNVEISSGGLVTIREIRTDFSDGSGNFIGLGTPATGSIDIEANGDININQGITSSIFEPNPGENAGSSGSVTLTSNNGNVTINSVFTSSITLFGQTGDGGLVEVNAPNGSIAILDQIQSRSSAAQGINATSGDAGQGGNVTLRARDDITIDLIDTPSFSSSGDTGNGGDVRVTSTAGAIRMPGGIFTTASVIRLFGSNANSLSTGNPGRAGAVNLNSATGIDITGSISAGSSTASGNTGGGSPIILQTTNGNVTVGSLSTGSQSFSGQVGDGGSIEVNAESGSITINGVISSGSVSNSGDSGQGGDVTLRARDDIATSHIYSHSLFDEAFAFPTGIPGMGTGGSVTLSSTNGSITSQDIDTRGLNGGNVTLNSQGTIEVDSILAEGGTGTGGNVNITTSNFFRATETLNANLVEASISTLGDTANGNIIIRQGRPGLETPFIIGDASTNGTARAIIGGSDNQLSSSPTQDILGTFTQGNITIENSAGTATPTPAPTPAPTPTPAPTPEPELTPEPEPTPEPTPEPELPPIPEPETAPIVEPIIPTPTPAPTPAPTPTPAPAPTPAPTPTPAPVPVPAPTPTPTPAPTVEPLLSNENETTIARDIEGENIPTENLQVDFSNANNPTSAALDTVVAGLDEPLSQQFTQALDIEGGSAVTLAEAKANLANIQAATGVKPAVVYAVFNPQTIPGVASAKTLIPRDSDELELVMITAEGEPMQKKVPGATRAKVLQLANRFYQQVSDPSQLGSNAYLNSARELYELLIAPIEAELQGQGIENIAFAMDVGLRLTPLAALHDGEQFLVEKYNVGLIPSLSLTSTEYVDIKTAPVLAMGASQFPSAQGQSPLPAAGIEVKHITEELREGRVLLNEEFTLDNVRSQREQYSIVHLATHADFKPGDLNNTYIQLWDEKLGFNELRQLQLDSPSVELMVLSACRSAFGDAQAELGFAGLAVQAGVKTAVASLWYVGDTGTLGLMSEFYRQLTTAPIKAEAMRQAQLAMIQGNVRAENGQIVTPEGNIPLPSSATGVQEDLSHPFYWAAFTMIGSPW; via the coding sequence ATGCGTGCATACCAATCCGTTGCTTTCCTATCTACCGTTCTCGTCAGCCTTGCTCCTCTACCGAGTTTGGCGCAACCCATTATTCCCGCAGCGGACGGTACGGGAACGCAAATTACGCCACAAGGCAACCAATTTAACATTCATGGGGGGCAATTGAGCGGAGATGGGGCAAACTTATTTCATAGTTTCGAGCAATTTGGACTGAACCAAAGTCAAATTGCGAACTTTTTAGCCAACCCGAATCTCGAGAATATTTTAGGTCGCGTGGTTGGGGGAAATGCCTCGTTTATTGATGGATTGATTCAAGTGACTGGGGGTTCTCCCAATCTGTATTTAATGAATCCGTCGGGGATGGTTTTCGGCCCCAATGCTGCGTTAAATTTGCCAGCGGCGTTTAATGCTTCGACGGCGAATGGGATTGGTTTTGGGGAGAATGCTTGGTTTAATGCCACGGGTGACAATAACTATAGCGCTCTCTTGGGCAATCCCACCAGTTTTGCTTTCATTACGCCTCAACCGGGAAGCATTGTTAATTTAGGAACTTTAGCGGTTCAACCGGGAGCGGATTTAACTTTGCTGGGGGGGAGCGTGCTCAGTCCGGGAACCTTATCCGCACCGGAAGGCAACCTCACCGTTGCGGCAGTTCCTGGGGAAAGTTTGGTGCGTCTGTCGCAAGCGGGAAATCTGTTAAGTCTGGAGTTTCAACCTTTATCGGCCGATAGTGGGATTAATCCGTCCAATGTGCCGATTACCACTCTACCCGGTTTGTTGACGGGAGGGGGGGTGGCAGAAGGGTTAGCCACTGGAGTTACGGTGGAAAATGGGCAAGTGTATTTAGCCGGTTCTGGCTTTAGCGTGGAAAATGGGGATGTTGTCGCGAAAGATGTGAGTGCCGGAAATGCAACTCTGGCTGCTCGTCGGAATTTAACCTTAGTCGAAAGTCGTTTAGAAACGGAAAACCATTTAACTTTAAGTGCCGGAAATACGGTGCAAATTCGCGATAGTGTTCGTAATCCTTTTATCGCTCGTGCTGGCGGAGATCTGACCATTGAGGGCAGTCAATTAATCGATATTTTTGCCCTCAATCATCCGGAAACGCCATTTCAAAGTGGTGGCAATTTAACGTTAATTAGCGATGGTTTGATTTCTGGAGACGCTCATTTTGCTTCTGGGGGAAATTTCCAGATGCTCGATACCCAAGAACAACCGGGAACCTTTGTCAGTTTCTTCGACCCCATTATCAGTGCTGAGGGTGACGTGACATTTGGTGATTATACTGGAGTTGCGCTCAAAGTTGAAGCAACCGGAAGTATTACTGGGGGAAACATTCAAATCACAGGGCCGGATACAACTGCTTCGATTCCGACAAGCGATCCTCATTTTACATTATTAACCACCGAAAGAGCCTTAATTCTGCAAGCCGGAAAAACGTCTTTAGATAATACTCCTCCCAATTTGATTTCAAGTTTAACCGAAGAAGGAACTACGTTTACTTTAGGAAGTCCAGCTACCAACCCTGGAACAATTCAAGTGGGAGATATTGATACAAGTCATCCAACTATTTCTTTTGGTGAGGGAGGGTCTGTAATTGTAGAGGCAAGTGGTGATGTTAATACAGGAAACATAGTTACATATGGTACACTTGCTGATGCCGGAGATGTTAGGATTGTAGCTCAAGGAAGTGTTAGTACAGGTTTGATTAACGCACAGGTTGATGGGAACGATAACAACCTGGGATTCAGTGATAGTAGGAATGGAGGTGACATTCAAATTAGTAGTGAAGGCAGTATCAATACAGGTTCTTTAACATCTGGATTGCTTGCTAGTACACTTAATGGTGGTAACATCACCCTTGAAGCCCAAGATGATATCACTGTAACTCCGAATGATCCCAATATCTCAATCTACACAGGAGGTGTTGTTGCTTTAAGTAGTGGTGATGTTGTCTTGAGAACAACTAACGGTAATATTGAAGCTGGTCGTATAAGTACATTCGCTTTTGAATCTGGAAATGTTGAGATTAGTAGTGGTGGCCTTGTTACTATCAGGGAGATTAGAACAGACTTCAGTGACGGAAGCGGGAATTTTATTGGACTTGGAACTCCAGCAACAGGAAGTATTGATATTGAAGCTAATGGTGACATTAATATCAATCAAGGTATAACTTCATCTATTTTTGAGCCTAATCCTGGAGAAAATGCTGGCAGTAGTGGCTCTGTAACTCTGACCTCTAATAATGGCAATGTCACTATAAATTCCGTATTCACCAGCTCGATAACTCTATTTGGACAAACTGGTGATGGAGGTTTAGTAGAAGTTAATGCTCCAAATGGGAGTATTGCTATTCTCGATCAAATCCAGTCAAGGTCATCAGCAGCACAAGGAATCAATGCAACTTCAGGAGATGCTGGCCAAGGTGGCAATGTCACATTAAGAGCTAGAGATGATATTACAATCGATTTAATAGATACTCCTTCTTTTAGTAGTTCGGGCGACACTGGTAATGGTGGAGATGTTAGAGTTACCAGCACAGCAGGTGCAATTCGTATGCCTGGTGGTATTTTCACTACAGCAAGTGTAATTCGTCTGTTTGGCAGCAATGCGAACTCTCTTTCGACTGGAAATCCAGGAAGGGCAGGGGCAGTAAATCTGAATTCTGCTACAGGAATTGATATTACGGGGAGCATATCAGCCGGTTCTTCAACTGCCTCTGGTAATACTGGTGGTGGTAGCCCCATTATTTTGCAAACAACCAATGGCAATGTCACTGTAGGTTCTCTAAGCACAGGTTCGCAAAGTTTCTCTGGACAAGTTGGTGATGGAGGTTCAATAGAAGTTAATGCTGAAAGTGGGAGTATTACTATTAATGGTGTAATTTCGTCAGGCTCAGTATCAAATTCAGGAGATTCTGGTCAAGGTGGTGATGTCACCTTAAGGGCTAGAGATGATATCGCAACAAGCCACATATACTCACACTCTCTTTTCGATGAAGCTTTTGCTTTTCCTACAGGTATACCTGGTATGGGTACAGGTGGGAGTGTTACTTTAAGTTCAACGAACGGTAGTATTACTTCTCAAGATATTGATACTAGAGGATTGAATGGCGGGAACGTTACCCTAAACTCACAAGGGACGATTGAAGTAGATTCTATTCTAGCTGAAGGGGGAACAGGGACTGGGGGCAATGTTAATATAACGACTTCAAACTTTTTTCGTGCTACGGAAACGTTGAACGCCAATCTCGTAGAAGCGAGCATTTCTACTCTAGGAGATACAGCAAATGGTAATATTATCATCCGTCAAGGAAGGCCGGGTTTAGAAACTCCGTTCATCATTGGTGATGCCAGCACGAATGGTACAGCTAGAGCCATTATTGGAGGTAGTGACAACCAACTTTCAAGTTCGCCAACCCAAGACATCCTCGGCACGTTTACCCAAGGTAATATCACCATCGAAAACTCGGCAGGTACAGCAACGCCGACACCAGCGCCAACGCCAGCACCAACCCCGACACCAGCACCAACACCAGAGCCAGAACTAACACCAGAACCAGAGCCAACACCAGAACCAACCCCAGAGCCAGAACTTCCTCCAATACCAGAACCAGAAACAGCACCAATAGTAGAACCGATAATCCCAACGCCAACGCCAGCGCCAACTCCTGCACCAACACCAACGCCAGCGCCAGCGCCGACACCAGCACCAACCCCAACGCCAGCACCTGTACCCGTGCCTGCGCCGACACCAACCCCTACACCTGCGCCAACCGTAGAACCTCTGTTGAGCAATGAAAATGAAACTACCATTGCCAGGGATATCGAGGGTGAAAATATACCGACTGAAAACTTACAAGTTGATTTCTCTAACGCAAACAATCCGACGAGCGCTGCTCTCGATACGGTGGTTGCAGGGTTAGATGAACCCTTGAGCCAACAATTTACGCAAGCATTAGACATTGAAGGTGGCTCAGCCGTCACCTTAGCGGAAGCAAAAGCGAATTTAGCCAATATCCAAGCCGCCACCGGAGTCAAACCTGCCGTGGTTTATGCTGTGTTCAATCCGCAAACTATTCCCGGAGTTGCCAGCGCGAAAACCTTAATCCCCCGCGACAGCGACGAACTCGAACTGGTGATGATTACCGCAGAAGGAGAACCCATGCAGAAAAAGGTTCCCGGTGCCACTCGAGCCAAAGTCCTGCAACTGGCGAACCGATTCTATCAACAAGTATCCGACCCCAGTCAACTGGGTAGCAACGCTTACTTAAATTCCGCTCGAGAACTCTACGAACTGCTGATTGCACCCATTGAAGCAGAATTGCAAGGGCAAGGTATCGAAAATATTGCCTTTGCCATGGATGTGGGTTTGCGCCTAACTCCCTTAGCAGCGCTCCACGACGGCGAGCAGTTCCTCGTAGAAAAATACAACGTCGGGTTAATTCCCAGCTTGTCCCTCACCAGTACCGAGTATGTGGATATCAAAACCGCACCGGTGTTAGCTATGGGAGCGTCCCAGTTTCCCTCCGCGCAAGGTCAATCTCCTTTACCCGCTGCTGGGATTGAAGTCAAACATATCACCGAGGAATTGCGTGAAGGTCGAGTCCTGCTCAATGAAGAGTTTACCTTAGATAACGTGCGCTCTCAACGGGAACAATACTCTATCGTCCATCTCGCCACTCACGCCGACTTCAAACCGGGAGATTTGAACAATACCTACATTCAGTTATGGGACGAAAAACTCGGGTTTAATGAGTTGCGCCAACTGCAACTGGATAGTCCCTCCGTAGAATTAATGGTACTTTCCGCCTGTCGCAGTGCTTTTGGCGACGCACAAGCCGAACTGGGTTTTGCCGGGTTAGCGGTGCAAGCGGGAGTAAAAACAGCCGTGGCCAGTCTCTGGTATGTCGGCGATACGGGAACCCTGGGCTTAATGAGCGAGTTTTACCGCCAACTGACGACTGCTCCGATTAAAGCCGAAGCCATGCGCCAAGCACAACTGGCCATGATTCAAGGAAATGTGCGCGCGGAAAATGGGCAAATTGTCACGCCGGAAGGTAATATACCCCTGCCTTCTTCGGCAACTGGCG